The following are encoded together in the Pseudoalteromonas ruthenica genome:
- a CDS encoding sensor histidine kinase — protein MIHWWRRTSFVALLIVLTINLLAGLLDHYFLPKTGVLLLLQLAVVVCTFLSSTWVSILAACLCALSFNFFFTSPQYTLHMNNGEDIINVLVFFIIGLLTSYAVGFWRRQKHRLALAELRTSMLMSVSHDLRTPLAAVMGALETLQTYTDKLEPQEHQELLTSARDQSERLYRYIENLLQATRFELDEGVSLIRSKQPLMPIIESVCARFDVDEVRISHSLSDLKLYAQAPLLEQAFHNVIDNAVSFNEGNAAVVDVSVTASTENILIQIHDEGPGVPKAYRDEIFKPFTSLREKESSDAGTGVGLTVAQSIIRAHGGDISLVPSVTGCTMQITLPTKRV, from the coding sequence ATGATTCATTGGTGGCGTAGAACTTCTTTCGTAGCCTTGCTTATCGTGTTGACGATTAACCTGTTAGCAGGTCTTTTAGATCATTACTTTTTACCAAAAACTGGCGTATTGTTGCTACTGCAACTGGCCGTCGTTGTCTGCACCTTCTTGTCATCTACATGGGTATCAATATTGGCGGCATGTTTGTGTGCACTTAGCTTTAACTTCTTCTTCACCTCCCCTCAATATACGCTGCACATGAATAATGGTGAGGACATTATTAATGTCCTCGTGTTCTTTATTATCGGATTACTTACCAGTTACGCGGTAGGTTTTTGGCGCCGGCAAAAACACCGTTTAGCACTTGCTGAATTGCGAACCAGTATGCTGATGTCTGTGTCCCATGATTTGCGTACTCCCTTAGCAGCGGTTATGGGCGCGTTGGAAACATTGCAAACTTATACAGATAAGCTTGAGCCTCAGGAGCACCAAGAGTTACTTACCAGCGCCCGTGATCAAAGCGAACGTTTGTATCGATATATAGAAAATCTACTTCAAGCCACGCGCTTTGAACTAGATGAAGGCGTGTCATTAATACGCTCCAAGCAACCACTGATGCCGATTATTGAGAGCGTATGTGCGCGTTTTGATGTGGATGAAGTGCGTATTTCGCACTCGCTCAGCGACCTTAAGCTCTATGCTCAAGCCCCTCTTTTAGAGCAAGCCTTTCACAACGTGATCGACAATGCAGTAAGCTTCAATGAGGGCAATGCGGCGGTCGTCGATGTGAGTGTAACAGCCAGTACTGAGAACATACTCATTCAGATTCACGATGAAGGGCCGGGCGTCCCCAAGGCTTACAGGGATGAAATCTTTAAACCGTTCACATCTTTACGTGAGAAAGAGTCGAGTGATGCTGGCACTGGAGTAGGACTGACAGTCGCGCAAAGTATTATTCGTGCCCACGGTGGTGACATTTCTCTTGTGCCCTCTGTCACAGGCTGCACGATGCAAATAACGCTACCTACAAAGCGAGTATAA
- a CDS encoding arylamine N-acetyltransferase family protein, with the protein MTPMNQYLQALSVRNYENSFAQVNQLIRSHLQQFAFSSINSLLGRTLSLAPDDLTERVVIKRQGGYCFEHNKLMYTLLQLLGYDVRPVIARVMVNGRNDNPRSHRLTVLRWQQKTFLVDVGFGVLTPAVAIELDNNAIQSAFGRQYRVEVRDGEYLVWQVAPEQVCLYQVSLARFYEQDCEVAHFYSHRHDKAAFVNNLVVSRITAEQRWLLRNDSFTHFELQQGQWQQHQQAIRSVDHLHCLLSNQLQVNIGLADSQLLFQRFVNNFASANSQSATSIGRCLKSDLNL; encoded by the coding sequence ATGACCCCTATGAACCAATATCTACAGGCGCTAAGTGTTCGCAATTACGAGAATTCATTCGCGCAAGTTAACCAGTTGATCCGCTCTCATTTGCAGCAATTTGCCTTTAGCAGTATCAATTCGCTACTCGGTCGAACGCTGAGTTTAGCGCCTGATGATTTAACCGAAAGAGTGGTTATCAAGCGCCAAGGAGGCTACTGCTTCGAGCACAATAAGCTGATGTACACATTGCTACAGCTCTTGGGTTATGACGTTCGTCCAGTGATTGCAAGGGTCATGGTTAATGGTCGCAATGACAACCCCCGTTCCCATCGCTTAACCGTATTACGGTGGCAGCAAAAAACCTTTCTAGTTGATGTCGGCTTTGGCGTATTGACGCCGGCTGTAGCAATAGAGCTCGATAACAATGCTATACAGTCTGCCTTTGGGCGGCAGTATCGTGTAGAGGTGCGAGATGGTGAATATTTAGTATGGCAGGTTGCTCCCGAGCAAGTGTGCTTATATCAGGTTTCTTTGGCGAGATTTTACGAACAGGATTGTGAAGTCGCTCACTTTTATAGCCACCGGCATGATAAGGCGGCGTTCGTCAATAACCTGGTGGTGTCTCGTATTACCGCTGAGCAACGGTGGTTGTTGCGCAATGACAGCTTTACTCACTTTGAGCTTCAACAAGGACAATGGCAACAGCACCAGCAGGCTATACGCAGTGTTGATCATTTGCACTGTTTGCTGAGCAATCAACTGCAGGTCAATATTGGCTTGGCAGATTCGCAGCTGCTTTTTCAGCGCTTTGTGAATAACTTTGCATCCGCCAATAGCCAAAGTGCAACCAGCATTGGAAGATGCTTAAAATCAGACCTAAATTTATAA
- the rpsQ gene encoding 30S ribosomal protein S17, translated as MSEKIRTLQGRVISDKMDKSFTVAVARYVNHPVYGKFMKRTTKLHVHDENNTAQTGDTVTIRECAPISKTKSWTLVDVVERPKKA; from the coding sequence ATGAGCGAGAAGATCCGTACTCTACAAGGCCGTGTAATTAGCGACAAGATGGACAAGTCTTTCACTGTTGCTGTGGCACGTTACGTGAATCACCCGGTATACGGTAAATTCATGAAGCGTACAACCAAGTTGCACGTGCATGACGAGAACAACACTGCTCAAACAGGCGATACAGTTACTATTCGTGAATGTGCGCCTATCTCTAAGACTAAGTCTTGGACTTTGGTAGACGTTGTTGAGCGTCCTAAGAAAGCTTAA
- the rpmC gene encoding 50S ribosomal protein L29: MKASELKDKSVEELNAELIELLREQFNLRMQASTGQLAQSHMLRKVRRDIARVKTVINQKAGA, from the coding sequence ATGAAAGCTAGCGAACTTAAAGACAAAAGCGTAGAAGAGCTTAACGCTGAACTTATCGAGCTTCTTCGTGAGCAGTTCAACCTGCGCATGCAAGCAAGCACTGGTCAGCTAGCTCAATCTCATATGCTACGTAAAGTACGTCGCGATATCGCGCGTGTTAAAACGGTTATCAACCAGAAGGCAGGTGCATAA
- the rplP gene encoding 50S ribosomal protein L16 translates to MLQPKRTKFRKVHKGRNRGLAQNGNKVSFGTFGLKATGRGRMTARQIEAARRAMTRHIKRQGKIWIRVFPDKPITEKPLEVRMGKGKGSVEYWVAEIQPGKVLYEMEGVSEELAREAFNLAARKLPFKTTFVTRTVM, encoded by the coding sequence ATGTTACAGCCAAAACGTACAAAATTCCGTAAGGTGCACAAAGGCCGCAACCGTGGTCTTGCACAAAACGGTAACAAAGTAAGCTTCGGTACTTTCGGTCTTAAAGCCACTGGCCGTGGTCGTATGACTGCACGTCAAATCGAAGCAGCTCGTCGAGCTATGACACGTCACATCAAGCGTCAAGGTAAAATCTGGATCCGTGTATTCCCAGACAAGCCAATCACTGAAAAGCCGCTTGAAGTTCGTATGGGTAAAGGTAAAGGTTCTGTTGAATACTGGGTTGCTGAAATTCAGCCTGGTAAAGTACTTTACGAGATGGAAGGTGTTTCAGAAGAGCTTGCTCGCGAAGCATTTAACCTAGCTGCTCGTAAATTACCTTTCAAAACCACTTTTGTAACTCGGACGGTGATGTAA
- the rpsC gene encoding 30S ribosomal protein S3, whose protein sequence is MGQKVHPTGIRLGISKPWVSTWYANTKDFSEQLFGDHKVRSFLTKELKNASVAKIVIERPAKSIRVTIHTARPGVVIGKKGEDVEKLRQAVTKIAGVPAQINIAEVRKPELDAQLVADGIASQLERRVMFRRAMKRSVQNAMRLGAKGIKVEVSGRLGGAEIARAEWYREGRVPLHTLRADIDYATSEASTTYGIIGVKVWIFKGEVIGGLPLNAEQEKPAKRGPKKAKKSAK, encoded by the coding sequence ATGGGACAAAAAGTTCATCCTACTGGTATTCGCCTAGGTATCTCTAAACCTTGGGTTTCTACCTGGTACGCGAATACAAAAGATTTCTCTGAACAGCTTTTTGGCGATCACAAAGTACGTTCTTTCCTTACTAAGGAACTTAAGAACGCTTCTGTGGCTAAAATCGTTATCGAGCGTCCAGCTAAATCAATCCGTGTAACAATTCACACAGCTCGTCCTGGTGTTGTTATCGGTAAAAAAGGCGAAGACGTTGAAAAGCTACGTCAAGCTGTAACTAAAATCGCTGGTGTACCTGCGCAAATCAATATTGCGGAAGTACGTAAACCAGAACTTGATGCACAACTAGTTGCTGACGGCATTGCCTCACAGCTAGAGCGTCGTGTTATGTTCCGTCGCGCAATGAAGCGTTCGGTACAAAATGCAATGCGCTTAGGTGCAAAAGGTATCAAAGTTGAAGTAAGCGGTCGTCTAGGCGGCGCAGAAATCGCACGTGCTGAGTGGTACCGTGAAGGTCGTGTACCTCTACACACTCTACGTGCTGATATCGATTACGCAACTTCTGAAGCTTCAACCACTTACGGCATCATCGGTGTTAAAGTATGGATCTTCAAAGGCGAAGTAATTGGTGGTCTTCCACTAAACGCTGAGCAAGAGAAGCCTGCTAAACGCGGACCGAAGAAAGCCAAGAAAAGTGCTAAGTAG
- the rplV gene encoding 50S ribosomal protein L22 produces MEALAKHKFASGSAQKARLVADQIRGLPVDRALEILAYSPKKAAVLVKKVLESAIANAEHNEGADIDELVVAKVFVDEGPTMKRIMPRAKGRADRILKRTSHITVVVSDS; encoded by the coding sequence ATGGAAGCATTAGCTAAACACAAATTCGCCTCTGGTTCGGCGCAAAAAGCACGTCTAGTTGCTGATCAGATCCGTGGACTACCGGTCGATCGCGCGCTAGAAATCCTGGCGTACAGCCCTAAAAAAGCGGCTGTGTTAGTTAAAAAAGTACTTGAGTCTGCTATCGCGAACGCGGAGCACAACGAAGGTGCTGACATTGATGAGCTTGTAGTAGCGAAAGTATTTGTAGACGAAGGTCCTACAATGAAACGCATTATGCCTCGTGCTAAAGGACGCGCAGACCGCATCCTTAAGCGTACAAGCCACATCACTGTTGTGGTTTCGGATAGCTAG
- the rpsS gene encoding 30S ribosomal protein S19: MPRSLKKGPFIDLHLLKKVEKALESGDKKPIKTWSRRSMIIPNMIGLTIAVHNGRQHVPVFVTDEMIGHKLGEFAPTRTYRGHAADKKAKKR, translated from the coding sequence ATGCCACGTTCTCTCAAGAAAGGTCCTTTTATTGACCTGCACTTGCTGAAGAAGGTAGAGAAAGCGTTGGAAAGCGGTGACAAGAAGCCAATTAAAACTTGGAGCCGTCGTTCAATGATCATACCTAACATGATCGGATTGACCATCGCTGTCCATAATGGTCGTCAGCACGTTCCTGTGTTTGTCACAGACGAAATGATCGGTCACAAACTAGGTGAGTTTGCACCTACACGTACTTATCGCGGCCATGCTGCTGATAAGAAAGCGAAGAAACGTTAA
- the rplB gene encoding 50S ribosomal protein L2 translates to MALQKCKPTSAGRRHVVKVVNPDLHKGKPYAPLLEKNSKSGGRNNKGRITVRHIGGGHKHHYRVIDFKRTKDGIPAKVERLEYDPNRSANIALVCYADGERRYIIAPKGLKAGDSIQSGVDAPIKVGNTLPMRNMPVGSTVHNVELKPGKGAQMARSAGAYVQILAREGQYVTLRLRSGEVRKVESDCRATLGEVGNAEHMLRSLGKAGANRWRGVRPTVRGVAMNPVDHPHGGGEGRTSGGRHPVSPWGTPTKGYKTRKNKRTDKFIVRRRTK, encoded by the coding sequence ATGGCACTTCAAAAGTGTAAACCAACTTCTGCGGGTCGTCGTCACGTCGTTAAAGTGGTAAACCCTGATCTACATAAGGGTAAGCCATACGCTCCGCTTCTAGAGAAAAACTCTAAATCTGGTGGTCGTAACAACAAAGGTCGTATCACGGTTCGTCATATCGGTGGTGGTCACAAGCATCACTATCGTGTAATTGACTTTAAACGCACTAAAGATGGCATCCCAGCTAAAGTAGAGCGTCTAGAGTATGATCCAAACCGTAGCGCGAACATCGCGTTGGTTTGTTATGCAGACGGTGAGCGTCGTTACATCATCGCTCCAAAAGGTCTTAAGGCCGGTGATTCAATCCAATCTGGTGTAGATGCACCAATCAAGGTTGGTAATACATTGCCTATGCGCAATATGCCGGTTGGTTCGACTGTACACAACGTAGAGCTTAAGCCTGGTAAAGGTGCCCAGATGGCACGTTCAGCAGGTGCATACGTACAAATCCTAGCACGTGAAGGTCAATACGTGACTCTACGTCTTCGTTCAGGCGAAGTTCGTAAAGTTGAGTCAGACTGTCGCGCTACACTAGGTGAAGTAGGTAATGCTGAGCACATGCTACGTTCACTAGGTAAAGCTGGTGCTAACCGCTGGCGCGGTGTTCGTCCGACCGTTCGTGGTGTTGCCATGAACCCGGTAGATCACCCACACGGTGGTGGTGAAGGTCGTACTTCTGGTGGTCGTCACCCTGTATCTCCATGGGGCACGCCTACTAAAGGTTACAAGACCCGTAAGAACAAGCGTACTGATAAGTTCATCGTACGTCGTCGTACTAAATAA
- the rplW gene encoding 50S ribosomal protein L23, giving the protein MIREERLLKVILAPHISEKSTVSAEENNTIVFKVAKDATKAEVKAAVEKLFEVEVTGVRTLNVKGKSKRTGMRFGRRSDWKKAYVTLKEGSELDFVGGAE; this is encoded by the coding sequence ATGATCCGTGAAGAACGTCTTTTAAAAGTAATCCTTGCTCCACACATCTCTGAGAAGAGCACTGTATCTGCTGAAGAAAACAACACCATTGTTTTCAAAGTAGCAAAAGATGCAACTAAAGCTGAAGTTAAAGCAGCTGTAGAGAAGCTTTTCGAAGTAGAAGTAACTGGTGTTCGCACACTGAATGTTAAGGGTAAATCAAAGCGTACTGGTATGCGTTTCGGCCGCCGCAGCGACTGGAAGAAAGCCTACGTTACTCTTAAAGAAGGTAGCGAGCTAGACTTTGTCGGCGGCGCCGAGTAA
- the rplD gene encoding 50S ribosomal protein L4 — MELAIKDASGALEVSEATFGREFNEALVHQVVVAYAAGARQGTKAQKTRSEVSGGGKKPWRQKGTGRARAGTIRSPIWRSGGVTFAAKPQDHSQKVNRKMYRGAIKSILSELVRQERLVVVENFAVEAPKTKELVAKLKELELKDVLIVTEEVEENLFLAARNLYKVDVRDVAGIDPVSLIAFDKVLITKGAVKQLEEALA, encoded by the coding sequence ATGGAATTAGCAATTAAAGACGCGTCAGGCGCTCTTGAAGTTTCCGAAGCTACTTTTGGACGTGAGTTTAACGAAGCCTTAGTACACCAAGTAGTTGTTGCTTATGCAGCAGGTGCTCGTCAAGGTACTAAAGCTCAGAAGACACGTTCTGAAGTAAGCGGTGGCGGTAAGAAGCCATGGCGTCAAAAAGGTACTGGCCGTGCTCGTGCTGGTACAATCCGCAGCCCAATCTGGCGCAGCGGTGGTGTGACTTTTGCAGCTAAGCCGCAAGATCACAGCCAAAAAGTTAACCGTAAGATGTATCGCGGTGCGATTAAGAGCATCTTGTCTGAGCTTGTTCGTCAAGAGCGTTTAGTTGTCGTTGAGAACTTCGCTGTTGAAGCTCCTAAGACAAAAGAGCTTGTAGCTAAGCTTAAAGAGCTTGAGCTTAAAGACGTGCTTATCGTGACTGAGGAAGTAGAAGAAAATCTATTCCTTGCTGCACGTAACCTTTATAAGGTTGACGTCCGTGATGTAGCTGGCATTGACCCTGTAAGCCTAATCGCATTCGATAAGGTTCTTATTACTAAGGGTGCTGTTAAGCAACTTGAGGAGGCGCTAGCATGA
- the rplC gene encoding 50S ribosomal protein L3, protein MALGLVGRKVGMTRIFTEDGVSIPVTVIEATPNRVTQIKSDETDGYNALQVTAGEKKASRVNKPAAGHFAKAGVEAGRGLWEFRLNGGEGDFEVGSEITVDVFNEVKKVDVTGTSKGKGFQGGVKRWNFSMQDATHGNSISHRAPGSIGQNQSPGKVFKGKKMAGQMGNVQSTTQNLELVRVDAERNLLLVKGAVPGAIGGDVIVKPAVKA, encoded by the coding sequence ATGGCATTAGGTCTAGTCGGTCGTAAAGTGGGTATGACTCGCATCTTCACTGAAGATGGCGTATCTATCCCTGTGACAGTTATCGAAGCGACTCCTAACCGTGTTACGCAGATTAAATCTGACGAAACAGACGGTTATAACGCGCTTCAAGTAACCGCAGGCGAGAAAAAAGCTAGCCGTGTAAACAAACCAGCAGCGGGTCACTTCGCTAAAGCTGGTGTTGAAGCGGGTCGCGGTCTGTGGGAATTCCGTCTTAATGGCGGTGAAGGCGACTTTGAAGTAGGTAGCGAAATCACTGTTGATGTATTCAACGAAGTGAAAAAAGTAGACGTTACTGGTACTTCAAAAGGTAAAGGTTTCCAAGGTGGTGTTAAGCGCTGGAACTTCTCCATGCAAGACGCGACTCACGGTAACTCAATTTCTCACCGTGCTCCTGGTTCAATCGGTCAAAACCAATCACCTGGTAAGGTGTTTAAAGGTAAGAAAATGGCTGGTCAAATGGGTAATGTGCAATCCACAACTCAGAACCTTGAGCTAGTACGTGTTGACGCTGAGCGTAATCTGCTTCTAGTTAAAGGTGCAGTACCTGGCGCTATCGGCGGTGACGTTATCGTTAAACCTGCTGTTAAAGCATAA
- the rpsJ gene encoding 30S ribosomal protein S10 — protein MSNQRIRIRLKAFDHRLIDQSTAEIVETAKRTGAQVRGPIPLPTRKERFTVLISPHVNKDARDQYEIRTHKRLIDIVEPTDKTVDALMRLDLAAGVDVQISLG, from the coding sequence ATGTCAAATCAACGCATTCGCATTCGCCTAAAAGCTTTTGACCACCGTTTGATTGACCAATCAACGGCGGAAATTGTGGAAACTGCGAAACGCACAGGTGCTCAGGTACGTGGTCCAATCCCACTTCCTACACGCAAAGAACGTTTCACTGTATTGATCTCTCCGCACGTTAACAAAGACGCGCGTGATCAGTACGAGATCCGCACCCACAAACGTCTGATCGACATCGTAGAGCCAACTGACAAGACTGTAGACGCACTTATGCGCCTAGACCTTGCTGCTGGTGTTGATGTTCAAATCAGCCTGGGTTAA
- the plsB gene encoding glycerol-3-phosphate 1-O-acyltransferase PlsB: protein MKVLSRGIDFLARILNALSVNSKVLPKEPVTEYELDVNVPTFYIGRLNSRTDIAALAKVCRRLNLPDPTKEQLLASKSLPRFIGIQNPPPLFGSTSKPSDATEQGKRIFAALEQAPEQKIQIIPVTILWGRNPGKEKPGLGTLISHSLTPSWFRKIFVVLFSGRDNFIRFSQPLDLTQLVHEKGDKDELPHKLIRVARVHFRRQKLAATGPKLPSREQLFNSLLASPTIKKAIADEAKAKGLSHEEARQNALRLLDEVAANYSDAMVRVADRILTWLWNKLYNGIDVRYAEQVRELTDKGHEVIYVPCHRSHMDYLLLTYVIYHQGLVPPHIAAGINLDFFPAGPIFRRSGAFFIRRSFSGNKLYSAVFKEYLSQLFIKGYSVKFYTEGGRSRTGRLLPPKTGMLAMTLQAMLRGIDRPISIVPVYIGYEHVMEINTYLKELAGNNKKNESVFGVFKAIKNLKNYGRGNVNFGAPINVNQFLNEQQPDWRDAIHPTDVQKPAWLGSQVSKLADEIMVNINSAAAINSVNLLATILLTNDQFALSKVQLIEQMNFYLRMLSDAPLSEQITLPEQNAEQLLEHALTLNKFDVLKDQFGDIIAITEKERTLFNYYRNNVLHLFAVPSVIAQQLFNNHRITRSECKAQVKRLYPLFAKEWFLLELKDEYIDNILSSFVDQGLIREQGDQLEVLKDGDNPATLEMLGKVVHHTLMRYALVIGLLSEDKSLSPAELEKESTAVAQRLGTLHGIKSPEFFDKKVLSSFIANLSEQQLISKQDDNKLIHSDALLILNEDLHQLLPARIWQSISDTVAATR from the coding sequence ATGAAAGTGTTAAGCCGTGGTATAGATTTCTTAGCGCGCATCCTCAACGCCTTGAGCGTGAACTCCAAGGTGCTCCCCAAGGAGCCTGTGACAGAGTACGAGCTTGATGTGAACGTACCGACCTTTTATATTGGTCGACTCAATTCGCGCACCGATATCGCCGCCTTAGCCAAGGTATGTCGACGCCTAAACCTCCCGGATCCAACCAAAGAACAATTGTTGGCTTCAAAGTCGTTACCACGCTTTATTGGTATCCAAAACCCGCCGCCATTGTTCGGCTCAACGAGTAAACCCAGTGACGCCACCGAACAAGGCAAGCGTATTTTCGCCGCGTTAGAGCAAGCTCCAGAGCAGAAAATCCAAATAATACCGGTGACCATTTTATGGGGTCGTAATCCAGGAAAAGAAAAGCCTGGTTTAGGAACGTTAATTTCTCACTCGCTCACACCGAGCTGGTTTCGCAAAATATTTGTGGTGCTTTTTTCCGGGCGCGACAACTTTATTCGCTTTAGCCAACCGCTGGATTTAACCCAACTAGTGCATGAAAAAGGGGATAAAGACGAGCTACCTCACAAACTTATTCGCGTCGCTCGAGTGCACTTTCGCCGTCAAAAGTTAGCCGCCACCGGGCCTAAACTCCCCTCGAGAGAACAGCTTTTTAACTCACTGTTGGCCTCACCGACGATCAAAAAGGCCATTGCTGATGAAGCCAAAGCGAAGGGCTTAAGTCATGAAGAAGCACGACAAAACGCCTTACGTTTACTCGATGAAGTCGCAGCCAATTATTCTGACGCCATGGTTCGTGTTGCCGATAGAATCTTAACTTGGCTTTGGAACAAGCTGTATAACGGTATTGATGTACGTTACGCCGAACAAGTGCGTGAGCTCACCGACAAAGGCCACGAAGTCATTTATGTTCCCTGTCATCGCAGCCATATGGATTATCTACTGCTCACGTATGTAATTTATCACCAAGGCTTAGTGCCGCCGCATATTGCCGCCGGCATTAATCTGGATTTTTTCCCTGCAGGGCCGATATTCCGTCGCAGTGGTGCATTCTTTATTCGTCGCTCGTTTAGCGGTAATAAACTCTACTCAGCGGTATTCAAAGAGTACCTCAGTCAACTCTTTATTAAAGGCTACTCGGTGAAGTTTTATACCGAGGGTGGACGCAGCCGTACTGGCCGTTTACTTCCCCCAAAAACCGGAATGCTGGCAATGACATTGCAAGCCATGCTAAGGGGGATTGACCGCCCAATTTCTATTGTACCGGTGTACATTGGTTACGAGCACGTCATGGAAATTAACACCTACCTAAAAGAATTGGCGGGTAATAATAAAAAGAACGAATCGGTCTTTGGGGTGTTTAAAGCCATCAAGAACCTGAAGAACTATGGCCGTGGTAATGTGAATTTTGGCGCCCCCATTAACGTTAATCAATTCCTTAATGAGCAACAGCCTGATTGGCGCGACGCCATTCACCCTACCGATGTACAAAAACCAGCATGGCTAGGCTCTCAGGTAAGCAAGCTAGCCGATGAAATTATGGTCAATATTAATAGTGCTGCCGCCATAAACTCGGTCAACCTATTAGCTACCATTTTATTGACTAACGACCAGTTTGCGCTCAGTAAAGTGCAGCTAATTGAGCAAATGAACTTTTATCTGCGCATGCTCAGCGATGCGCCATTAAGCGAACAAATAACCTTGCCCGAACAAAACGCCGAGCAATTACTGGAACATGCACTGACACTCAACAAGTTTGATGTGCTTAAAGACCAATTCGGCGACATCATTGCCATAACCGAAAAAGAGCGCACCTTATTTAATTACTACCGTAACAATGTGCTGCACTTATTTGCTGTGCCTAGCGTTATTGCACAACAACTGTTTAACAACCATCGAATTACCCGCAGTGAATGCAAAGCCCAGGTTAAACGCCTATACCCGCTGTTCGCCAAAGAATGGTTCTTGCTGGAGCTAAAGGATGAGTATATCGACAATATTCTTAGTAGCTTTGTTGACCAAGGGCTGATCCGCGAACAGGGCGACCAGCTTGAAGTACTTAAAGACGGCGATAACCCTGCAACGCTTGAAATGCTGGGTAAAGTGGTACATCACACCTTGATGCGCTACGCCTTAGTCATTGGCTTACTCAGCGAAGACAAAAGCTTGAGTCCAGCAGAACTGGAAAAAGAAAGCACCGCCGTGGCGCAGCGTTTAGGCACTTTGCATGGCATTAAGAGCCCCGAGTTCTTTGACAAAAAAGTGCTTTCCAGCTTTATTGCCAACCTAAGCGAGCAACAATTAATCAGCAAACAAGATGACAATAAACTAATACACAGTGATGCTCTGCTTATTCTCAATGAGGATTTACATCAGCTGTTACCCGCACGGATTTGGCAATCGATTAGTGATACGGTGGCAGCAACACGCTAA